From Drosophila virilis strain 15010-1051.87 chromosome X, Dvir_AGI_RSII-ME, whole genome shotgun sequence, the proteins below share one genomic window:
- the LOC6637031 gene encoding UDP-xylose and UDP-N-acetylglucosamine transporter, translating to MASNLKALLAMLLVFVGCCSNVYFLELIIKIDPGAGNLITFLQFLFIALEGLIFTSKFFTVRPKIALKDYVKLVVLFFGANVCNNYAFNFNIPMPLHMIFRSGSLMANMIMGIILLKKRYNLRQYSSVAMITAGIVLCTLVSSGDVKDNTHHSLKVETSFSDVFWWSVGIALLSVALLVTAYMGIYQEVIFKRHGKHPREALFFTHMLPLPGFLIMASNIAQHWKIAVASETVAVPMPGISWSLAFPLMLFYLLCNVVTQYICISSVYVLTTECASLTVTLVVTLRKFVSLLFSIVYFRNPFTLSHWLGTVLVFFGTILFADVLNQLLETYRLRLEKRFEAAPKTIEYSRI from the coding sequence ATGGCATCCAATCTGAAGGCTCTGCTTGCCATGCTCCTTGTCTTTgtcggctgctgcagcaacgTCTACTTTCTGGAGCTGATCATCAAAATAGATCCCGGCGCGGGCAATCTGATCACATTCCTGCAGTTCCTCTTCATTGCGCTGGAGGGTCTCATCTTCACCTCCAAGTTCTTTACGGTGCGTCCGAAGATCGCGCTCAAGGATTACGTCAAGCTGGTGGTGCTCTTCTTTGGCGCGAATGTGTGCAACAATTATGCGTTCAACTTCAACATACCCATGCCCCTGCACATGATCTTCCGCAGCGGCTCGCTGATGGCCAACATGATCATGGGCATCATATTGCTCAAGAAGCGCTACAATTTGAGGCAATACAGCTCCGTGGCCATGATCACGGCGGGCATTGTGCTGTGCACTCTGGTCTCCAGTGGCGATGTCAAGGACAATACGCATCATTCGCTCAAGGTGGAGACCTCATTTTCGGACGTCTTCTGGTGGAGTGTGGGCATCGCTCTGCTCTCCGTCGCCCTGCTAGTCACGGCATACATGGGCATCTACCAGGAGGTTATCTTCAAGCGGCACGGCAAACATCCCAGGGAGGCGCTCTTCTTTACGCACATGCTGCCCCTGCCCGGATTCCTAATCATGGCCAGCAACATAGCCCAACACTGGAAGATAGCTGTTGCCTCCGAGACGGTGGCTGTGCCCATGCCAGGCATCAGCTGGTCCCTGGCCTTTCCGCTGATGCTCTTCTATCTGCTGTGCAATGTGGTCACCCAGTACATCTGCATCAGCTCGGTTTATGTGCTGACCACGGAGTGCGCCTCGCTCACTGTCACTTTGGTGGTCACGCTGCGCAAGTTCGTCTCGCTGCTCTTCTCCATCGTCTACTTTCGCAATCCGTTTACGCTCAGCCACTGGCTGGGCACCGTTCTGGTCTTCTTTGGCACCATACTCTTTGCGGATGTGCTCAATCAGCTGCTGGAGACGTACAGGTTGCGCCTGGAGAAGCGCTTCGAGGCGGCGCCAAAGACCATTGAATACAGTCGCATTTGA
- the sqh gene encoding myosin regulatory light chain sqh, which produces MSSRKTAGRRATTKKRAQRATSNVFAMFDQAQIAEFKEAFNMIDQNRDGFVEKEDLHDMLASLGKNPTDDYLDGMMNEAPGPINFTMFLTLFGERLQGTDPEDVIKNAFGCFDEENMGVLPEDRLRELLTTMGDRFTDEDVDEMYREAPIKNGLFDYLEFTRILKHGAKDKDEQ; this is translated from the exons ATGTCTTCCCGCAAAACCGCCGGACGTCGCGCCACCACAAAGAAACGCGCCCAGCGCGCCACCTCCAATGTGTTCGCCATGTTCGATCAGGCACAGATTGCCGAGTTCAAGGAGGCCTTCAATATGATCGATCAGAATCGGGATGGATTCGTGGAGAAGGAGGATCTGCATGATATGCTCGCGTCGCTGGGCAAAAATCCCACCGATGATTATTTGGATGGGATGATGAATGAGGCGCCGGGCCCCATCAATTTCACCATGTTTCTGACGCTCTTCGGTGAACGGCTGCAGGGCACCGATCCGGAGGATGTTATCAAGAATGCGTTTGGCTGTTTCGATGAGGAGAACATGGGCGTGCTGCCGGAGGACAGGCTGCGCGAGCTGCTCACCACAATGGGCGATCGTTTCACAGATGAAGAT GTGGATGAGATGTACCGTGAGGCGCCCATCAAGAATGGCCTATTTGATTATCTGGAATTCACACGCATTCTGAAGCACGGTGCCAAGGACAAGGATGAGCAATAG
- the LOC6633663 gene encoding probable serine/threonine-protein kinase nek3 isoform X1 — protein MLLATPRTTATATTSSQNDAAGAASIVNLPAKHNETLVKLKPTASPPIAMLANVPSTSSAVAASASATASAAAAVASNVTADACDERTRLLGSTPTPPLAASPPTTLALPLPLVHAATHPSRSSNNNNNHSGANNNNDNDLEASNNNYNNNENNRSDVDDLSEETATTAGAADSSDQSDKFNRPPTNQKKPKLSKLGTKSVGLKRVSFGSSKGSMVETLVFETPTPLSEHVEPNFGFDAADAAGAAAGQPPQAITAAATHLPLVSSNSTYGDYAKLNMDDSGIEVQEESERSIVRVSIYQSSQPQQICPPAEYTLTSFSDNLDNTFSSYNCNIDYTQMATATMQPAGGLGPAYDRQQSTDSGWDNPFRPGGDLSREADEIVSMIRGGKPITPTEDRTIGNGNAQHGDDNCNGASTAIGETVTKTNLSQNQATAQNGTNSHGSKVASSTGAGGGGGGAAAVTAAGKAESNNGVTSLAQVSKQVVPGPTSASHVVIDEKKNKKKGCCVVQ, from the exons ATGCTGCTGGCCACGCcgagaacaacagcaacagcaacaacaagcagccaAAATGATGCAGCAGGCGCAGCGTCTATTGTGAATCTGCCTGCAAAACATAACGAAACTCTTGTTAAGCTCAAACCGACCGCGTCGCCGCCAATCGCAATGCTTGCTAACGTGCCGTCAACATCGAGCGCtgtcgctgcctctgcctctgccactgcctctgccgctgccgctgttgccagCAACGTGACAGCGGACGCTTGTGATGAGCGCACACGGCTTTTGGGCAGCACACCGACGCCGCCGCTGGCAGCATCGCCGCCGACAACGTTggcgctgcctctgccgctggtCCATGCAGCGACGCATCCGtcccgcagcagcaacaacaacaacaatcacagcggcgccaacaataacaacgacaacgatcTGGAGGCcagcaacaataattacaacaacaacgagaacaatCGCAGCGACGTGGACGATCTGTCCGAGGAAACGGCCACAACGGCTGGCGCGGCCGACTCCAGCGATCAAAGTGATAAATTCAACCGCCCGCCCACCAATCAGAAAAAGCCCAAGCTCAGCAAGCTGGGCACCAAAAGCGTTGGACTCAAACG CGTATCGTTTGGCTCTTCCAAAGGCTCCATGGTGGAGACTTTAGTATTTGAGACGCCAACGCCGCTCTCTGAGCATGTGGAGCCCAACTTTGGCTTCGATGCGGCCGACGCtgccggcgctgctgctggtcagCCGCCGCaagcaataacagcagcagcgacgcatTTACCGCtagtcagcagcaacagcacttACGGTGACTATGCGAAACTGAATATGGACGACAGCGGCATCGAGGTGCAGGAAGA ATCGGAGCGTTCGATAGTGCGCGTTTCCATTTACCAAAGCAGTCAACCGCAACAGATTTGTCCACCAGCCGAATATACATTAACGAGTTTTTCAGATAATTTAGATAATACGTTTAGTAGCTACAATTGTAACATAGACTATACGCAAATGGCGACGGCAACGATGCAGCCAGCCGGCGGCCTGGGCCCAGCCTATGACAGACAGCAGAG CACTGACTCCGGCTGGGATAATCCGTTTCGTCCCGGCGGCGATCTGTCCAGAGAGGCTGATGAAATTGTTAGCATGATACGTG GTGGCAAGCCCATCACGCCCACAGAGGATCGTACAATAGGCAATGGCAACGCACAGCATGGCGATGATAACTGTAATGGCGCAAGCACTGCAATAGGCGAGACAGTTACCAAAACAAAT CTCTCGCAGAATCAAGCGACAGCACAAAATGGTACAAATTCCCACGGCAGCAAGGTGGCCAGCTCGACAGGAGCAGGaggtggcggcggtggtgcAGCAGCGGTAACAGCAGCTGGCAAAGCGGAGAGCAATAATGGCGTCACTTCTCTGGCTCAAGTCTCAAAGCAAGTGGTGCCTGGACCAACTTCGGCTAGTCACGTGGTTATCGACgagaagaagaacaagaaaaaGGGCTGCTGTGTGGTGCAATAA
- the LOC6633663 gene encoding uncharacterized protein isoform X2, producing MPTKYQVTVTKYNNNNNNNNCKSQSSERSIVRVSIYQSSQPQQICPPAEYTLTSFSDNLDNTFSSYNCNIDYTQMATATMQPAGGLGPAYDRQQSTDSGWDNPFRPGGDLSREADEIVSMIRGGKPITPTEDRTIGNGNAQHGDDNCNGASTAIGETVTKTNLSQNQATAQNGTNSHGSKVASSTGAGGGGGGAAAVTAAGKAESNNGVTSLAQVSKQVVPGPTSASHVVIDEKKNKKKGCCVVQ from the exons atgccaaCCAAATACCAAGTGACAGTaacaaaatacaataacaacaacaacaacaacaattgcaaaagtCAATC ATCGGAGCGTTCGATAGTGCGCGTTTCCATTTACCAAAGCAGTCAACCGCAACAGATTTGTCCACCAGCCGAATATACATTAACGAGTTTTTCAGATAATTTAGATAATACGTTTAGTAGCTACAATTGTAACATAGACTATACGCAAATGGCGACGGCAACGATGCAGCCAGCCGGCGGCCTGGGCCCAGCCTATGACAGACAGCAGAG CACTGACTCCGGCTGGGATAATCCGTTTCGTCCCGGCGGCGATCTGTCCAGAGAGGCTGATGAAATTGTTAGCATGATACGTG GTGGCAAGCCCATCACGCCCACAGAGGATCGTACAATAGGCAATGGCAACGCACAGCATGGCGATGATAACTGTAATGGCGCAAGCACTGCAATAGGCGAGACAGTTACCAAAACAAAT CTCTCGCAGAATCAAGCGACAGCACAAAATGGTACAAATTCCCACGGCAGCAAGGTGGCCAGCTCGACAGGAGCAGGaggtggcggcggtggtgcAGCAGCGGTAACAGCAGCTGGCAAAGCGGAGAGCAATAATGGCGTCACTTCTCTGGCTCAAGTCTCAAAGCAAGTGGTGCCTGGACCAACTTCGGCTAGTCACGTGGTTATCGACgagaagaagaacaagaaaaaGGGCTGCTGTGTGGTGCAATAA
- the LOC6633663 gene encoding uncharacterized protein isoform X3, giving the protein MVGCAQSERSIVRVSIYQSSQPQQICPPAEYTLTSFSDNLDNTFSSYNCNIDYTQMATATMQPAGGLGPAYDRQQSTDSGWDNPFRPGGDLSREADEIVSMIRGGKPITPTEDRTIGNGNAQHGDDNCNGASTAIGETVTKTNLSQNQATAQNGTNSHGSKVASSTGAGGGGGGAAAVTAAGKAESNNGVTSLAQVSKQVVPGPTSASHVVIDEKKNKKKGCCVVQ; this is encoded by the exons ATGGTGGGATGCGCGCA ATCGGAGCGTTCGATAGTGCGCGTTTCCATTTACCAAAGCAGTCAACCGCAACAGATTTGTCCACCAGCCGAATATACATTAACGAGTTTTTCAGATAATTTAGATAATACGTTTAGTAGCTACAATTGTAACATAGACTATACGCAAATGGCGACGGCAACGATGCAGCCAGCCGGCGGCCTGGGCCCAGCCTATGACAGACAGCAGAG CACTGACTCCGGCTGGGATAATCCGTTTCGTCCCGGCGGCGATCTGTCCAGAGAGGCTGATGAAATTGTTAGCATGATACGTG GTGGCAAGCCCATCACGCCCACAGAGGATCGTACAATAGGCAATGGCAACGCACAGCATGGCGATGATAACTGTAATGGCGCAAGCACTGCAATAGGCGAGACAGTTACCAAAACAAAT CTCTCGCAGAATCAAGCGACAGCACAAAATGGTACAAATTCCCACGGCAGCAAGGTGGCCAGCTCGACAGGAGCAGGaggtggcggcggtggtgcAGCAGCGGTAACAGCAGCTGGCAAAGCGGAGAGCAATAATGGCGTCACTTCTCTGGCTCAAGTCTCAAAGCAAGTGGTGCCTGGACCAACTTCGGCTAGTCACGTGGTTATCGACgagaagaagaacaagaaaaaGGGCTGCTGTGTGGTGCAATAA
- the LOC6633663 gene encoding non-canonical poly(A) RNA polymerase protein Trf4-1 isoform X4, which translates to MATATMQPAGGLGPAYDRQQSTDSGWDNPFRPGGDLSREADEIVSMIRGGKPITPTEDRTIGNGNAQHGDDNCNGASTAIGETVTKTNLSQNQATAQNGTNSHGSKVASSTGAGGGGGGAAAVTAAGKAESNNGVTSLAQVSKQVVPGPTSASHVVIDEKKNKKKGCCVVQ; encoded by the exons ATGGCGACGGCAACGATGCAGCCAGCCGGCGGCCTGGGCCCAGCCTATGACAGACAGCAGAG CACTGACTCCGGCTGGGATAATCCGTTTCGTCCCGGCGGCGATCTGTCCAGAGAGGCTGATGAAATTGTTAGCATGATACGTG GTGGCAAGCCCATCACGCCCACAGAGGATCGTACAATAGGCAATGGCAACGCACAGCATGGCGATGATAACTGTAATGGCGCAAGCACTGCAATAGGCGAGACAGTTACCAAAACAAAT CTCTCGCAGAATCAAGCGACAGCACAAAATGGTACAAATTCCCACGGCAGCAAGGTGGCCAGCTCGACAGGAGCAGGaggtggcggcggtggtgcAGCAGCGGTAACAGCAGCTGGCAAAGCGGAGAGCAATAATGGCGTCACTTCTCTGGCTCAAGTCTCAAAGCAAGTGGTGCCTGGACCAACTTCGGCTAGTCACGTGGTTATCGACgagaagaagaacaagaaaaaGGGCTGCTGTGTGGTGCAATAA